In the Periophthalmus magnuspinnatus isolate fPerMag1 chromosome 4, fPerMag1.2.pri, whole genome shotgun sequence genome, one interval contains:
- the lonp1 gene encoding lon protease homolog, mitochondrial produces the protein MDMAAYRLAGAVWLRGWALMPRRCLSQAGSGLRDYGFRVLGADTKPAVRAAVAGCRLQHTLWSQDLCAPSRYLLVPVRAFGNRVSGEDSASGGAPGGEEPGGDGDGGGYNGPHMTALTPMMVPEVFPNVPLIAVSRNPVFPRFIKIIEVKNPELMELLRRKVRLAQPYAGVFLKRDDSNESDVVESLDSIYTTGTFVQIHEMQDLGDKLRMIVMGHRRIRITRQLDVEPEEPTVSPDSDSEPQPKAALSLRRKGKRVRRDPPGSLAEQVESKISDADLSPELQPLPSSSILMVEVDNIQHQSFTVTEEVKALTAEIVKTIRDIIALNPLYRESVLQMMQAGQRVVDNPIYLSDMGAALTGAESHELQEILEETAIPKRLYKALSLLKKEYELSKLQQRLGREVEEKIKQTHRKYLLQEQLKIIKKELGLEKEDKDAIEEKFRERLKNRTVPQHVMEVITEELNKLSLLDNHSSEFNVTRNYLDWLTSMPWGSNSEENLSLVRAREVLDEDHYGMDDVKKRILEFIAVSQLRGSTQGKILCFYGPPGVGKTSIARSIARALNREYFRFSVGGMTDVAEIKGHRRTYVGAMPGKIIQCLKKTKTENPLVLIDEVDKMGRGYQGDPSSALLELLDPEQNANFLDHYLDVPVDLSKVLFICTANVVDTIPEPLRDRMEMINVSGYVAQEKLAIAERYLVPQLRTLCGLSEDKASISPDALNLLIRQYCRESGVRNLQKQVEKVFRKVAFCIVNGEQPSVSVTVENLQEYVGKPLFTVDRMYQDTPPGVVMGLAWTALGGSTLFIETSVRRPPAGPENKGEGSLEVTGQLGDVMKESAKIASTFARAFLMKQQPHNDFLVNSHLHLHVPEGATPKDGPSAGCTIVTALLSLATNKSVRQNLAMTGEVSLTGKILPVGGIKEKTIAARRSGVTCIILPSENQKDFSDLPDYISKGLEVHFVEHYSQIYPIAFPQGPHS, from the exons ATGGACATGGCGGCGTACAGGCTAGCGGGTGCTGTGTGGCTCCGGGGATGGGCTCTGATGCCCCGGCGCTGTCTTAGCCAGGCGGGCAGCGGCCTCCGGGACTATGGCTTTAGGGTCCTTGGGGCGGACACGAAGCCTGCCGTCCGCGCGGCTGTAGCGGGGTGCAGACTGCAACACACGCTGTGGAGCCAGGACTTATGTGCACCTTCTCGTTACCTGCTGGTCCCGGTCCGGGCCTTTGGGAACCGGGTCAGTGGAGAGGACAGCGCAAGCGGTGGGGCGCCCGGGGGAGAGGAGCCCGGAGGAGATGGAGACGGCGGCGGATACAACGGCCCCCACATGACCGCCCTGACTCCTATGATGGTGCCAGAAGTGTTCCCCAACGTGCCGCTAATTGCCGTCAGCAGAAACCCGGTGTTCCCCCGTTTTATCAAAATTATAGAG GTGAAGAACCCGGAGCTGATGGAGCTGCTGCGGCGGAAGGTCCGCCTGGCTCAGCCCTACGCCGGAGTGTTCCTCAAGAGAGACGACAG TAATGAATCGGACGTAGTGGAGTCTCTGGACTCCATCTACACCACTGGAACCTTTGTGCAGATCCACGAAATGCAGGACCTGGGAGACAAGCTGCGCATGATCGTCATGGGACACCGCAG GATCCGGATCACTCGGCAGCTGGACGTGGAACCGGAGGAGCCCACAGTGTCCCCAGACTCTGACTCCGAGCCTCAGCCCAAAGCAGCCCTGTCCCTGCGGAGGAAAGGCAAACGGGTGCGCAGGGACCCCCCAGGGAGCCTAGCCGAGCAGGTGGAGAGCAAG ATCTCTGATGCAGACCTGAGTCCAGAGCTGCagcctctgccctcctcctccatcctcatGGTGGAGGTGGACAACATTCAGCACCAGAGCTTCACTGTCACCGAGGAGGTCAAG GCTCTGACGGCAGAAATCGTGAAGACCATCAGGGACATTATTGCTCTGAACCCCCTTTACAG GGAGTCCGTGTTGCAGATGATGCAGGCAGGACAGAGGGTCGTGGACAACCCCATCTACCTGAGCGACATGGGAGCCGCCCTGACTGGAGCAGAGTCCCATGAGCTGCAGGAGATCCTAGAGGAGACCGCC ATTCCCAAGAGGCTATACAAGGCCCTGTCTCTACTCAAGAAGGAGTATGAGCTGAGTAAACTGCAGCAGCGTCTGGgcagagag GTGGAGGAGAAAATAAAGCAGACACACAGGAAGTACCTGCTGCAGGAGCAACTCAAGATCATCAAGAAG GAGCTGGGTCTGGAGAAAGAGGACAAAGATGCCATCGAGGAGAAGTTCAGAGAGCGTTTGAAAAACCGGACGGTTCCTCAGCATGTGATGGAGGTCATCACTGAGGAGCTCAACAAACTCAGCCTCCTGGACAACCACTCATCTGAGTTCAA TGTGACGAGGAACTATCTGGACTGGCTGACCAGCATGCCCTGGGGCAGCAACAGCGAGGAGAACTTGTCTCTGGTCCGAGCCCGTGAGGTGTTAGACGAAGACCACTACGGCATGGATGACGTTAAGAAGAGGATCCTG GAGTTCATCGCTGTGAGCCAGCTCAGGGGCTCCACTCAGGGGAAGATCCTGTGCTTCTACGGGCCCCCAGGCGTGGGCAAGACCTCTATCGCTCGCTCAATTGCCCGTGCCCTCAACCGCGAGTACTTCCGCTTCAGTGTGGGTGGCATGACCGATGTGGCCGAGATCAAAGGACACAG GAGGACTTATGTGGGGGCGATGCCAGGGAAGATCATCCAGTGTTTGAAGAAGACCAAGACGGAGAACCCTCTGGTGCTCATAGATGAG GTGGATAAGATGGGTCGGGGGTACCAGGGTGACCCGTCTTCTGCCCTGCTAGAGCTGTTGGACCCTGAGCAGAACGCCAACTTCCTGGACCATTACCTGGACGTGCCCGTGGACCTGTCCAAG GTGCTCTTCATCTGTACGGCCAATGTGGTGGACACCATTCCCGAGCCCTTGCGAGACCGCATGGAGATGATCAACGTGTCTGGATATGTGGCCCAGGAGAAGCTGGCCATTGCAGAG AGGTACCTGGTCCCTCAGTTGCGCACCCTGTGTGGACTCTCCGAGGACAAGGCCAGTATCTCCCCAGATGCCTTGAACCTGCTCATCCGACAGTACTGCAGGGAGTCCGGGGTCCGCAACCTCCAGAAGCAGGTGGAGAAG GTGTTCCGCAAGGTGGCTTTCTGCATCGTAAACGGAGAGCAGCCATCCGTGAGCGTGACTGTGGAGAATCTGCAGGAGTATGTGGGCAAACCTCTGTTCACCGTGGATCGCATGTACCAGGACACCCCCCCAGGCGTGGTCATGGGGCTAGCTTGGACCGCCCTGG GTGGCTCCACGCTGTTCATCGAGACTTCAGTGAGGCGCCCTCCAGCCGGGCCAGAGAACAAAGGAGAAGGCTCTCTGGAGGTCACAG GTCAGCTGGGGGACGTGATGAAGGAGAGCGCCAAGATTGCTTCCACATTTGCCAGAGCATTTCTGATGAAGCAGCAGCCTCACAACGACTTCCTGGTGAACTCGCACCTGCACTTGCACGTGCCCGAG GGTGCGACTCCTAAAGATGGTCCCAGTGCTGGATGCACTATAGTAACCGCCCTGTTGTCTCTGGCCACAAACAAATCAGTGCGGCAGAACCTGGCCATGACTGGAGAGGTGTCCCTCACTGGCAAGATCCTGCCTGTGGGAGGAATCAAAGAAAAGACTATTGCT GCTCGCCGCTCTGGGGTCACGTGCATCATCCTCCCTTCAGAGAACCAGAAGGACTTCTCCGACCTGCctgactacatctccaaaggcCTGGAGGTTCACTTTGTGGAGCACTACAGCCAAATCTACCCCATTGCCTTTCCCCAGGGCCCCCATAGCTAA
- the LOC117370282 gene encoding leucine-rich repeat-containing protein 24-like — translation MSCWGILSVLLLVSQGNTSPPCPLSCRCYSLTVECGSTNLRETPKHIPSSTQTIFLQDNRIAHLRRADLAPLRHLHYLYLQNNSISAVEPGCFEHQTQLLELALNGNRIHLLSADLFHGLEHLRILYLSRNDITRLLDYTFRGLQRLQELHLQQNSIEVLSDQALSGLSSLALLDLSRNNLHTMGPASLRPLVSLQVLRMTDNPWRCDCALHWLRSWIDEEGQRLLSSAERRLVCADPPRLSQLSLVEVPLNSLVCIPPVVQLEPRRLAVRLGESLRVSCHASGYPRPQVTWRKASQGKAALSPRGLVQEPGAGVVGRAEGPSEGPSETVQRAERFDPDTGSGMLFLSNVTVAHAGFYECEAWNAGGVARVTFQLAINSSTSMWASWSQLSSNAPPWPRPRSYGSEVSREPLYALGSMAFSALGPATQTAIAVGISLLALTALLLLMMIYSRQQQPDKEPHDSEIKEESILYVNDYSDGPTTFAQLEEYRDERGHEMYVLNRAKPVPPPVVPPPDVTSAPSESSTHCSGQGPPSSPPVAPKQLEDTRTMRRMAGEGGEAEPVLTAESEGMYLNHSGLFIDSQIAYEIHC, via the exons ATGTCTTGCTGGGGCATTCTGTCTGTTCTCCTCCTGGTTTCTCAGGGGAACACCTCTCCACCGTGCCCTCTGAGCTGCAGATGCTACAGCCTCACAGTGGAGTGTGGCTCCACCAATCTGCGGGAGACTCCCAAACATATCCCGTCCTCTACACAG ACCATCTTCCTCCAGGACAATCGCATCGCTCACCTCCGCAGAGCTGACCTGGCTCCTCTCAGACACCTGCACTACCTCTACTTACAG AATAACAGTATCTCGGCTGTGGAGCCAGGATGCTTTGAGCACCAGACTCAGCTGCTGGAGCTGGCTCTGAACGGGAACAGGATCCACCTGTTGAGCGCTGACCTGTTCCACGGCCTGGAGCACCTCCGCATCCTCTACCTGTCCCGTAACGACATCACCAGGCTGCTGGACTATACCTTCAGGGGCCTCCAG CGTCTCCAGGAGCTCCATCTTCAGCAGAACAGCATTGAGGTGCTGTCAGATCAGGCTCTGTCAGGCCTCTCCTCCCTGGCCCTTCTCGACCTGAGCCGCAACAACCTCCACACCATGGGCCCCGCCTCTCTGCGGCCCCTGGTCAGCCTGCAGGTTCTCCGCAtgaccg ATAACCCATGGCGCTGTGACTGCGCACTGCACTGGCTGCGCAGCTGGATAGATGAGGAGGGCCAGAGGCTCCTGAGTTCTGCTGAGCGGCGCCTGGTGTGTGCAGACCCGCCCCGCCTGTCTCAGCTCAGCCTGGTGGAGGTGCCCCTGAACAGCCTGGTGTGCATACCCCCCGTGGTGCAGCTGGAGCCCCGCAGATTGGCCGTGCGGCTGGGCGAGAGCCTGCGGGTGTCGTGCCATGCCTCAGGGTACCCTCGCCCACAG GTAACTTGGAGGAAGGCTTCCCAGGGTAAGGCAGCCCTGTCTCCTCGAGGCCTGGTGCAGGAGCCGGGGGCCGGTGTGGTGGGGCGAGCAGAGGGCCCTTCAGAGGGGCCCTCAGAGACGGTGCAGAGAGCTGAACGGTTTGACCCAGACACGGGCAGTGGCATGCTGTTCCTCAGTAATGTGACCGTGGCACACGCAGGCTTTTACGAGTGTGAGGCATGGAACGCAGGCGGTGTGGCTAGAGTCACTTTCCAGCTGGCCATCAACTCCTCAACCTCCATGTGGGCCTCATGGTCCCAGCTCTCCTCGAATGCCCCgccctggccccgcccccgGAGCTATGGCTCTGAAGTGAGCCGCGAGCCGCTGTATGCTCTGGGCAGCATGGCCTTTAGCGCTTTGGGGCCTGCCACACAGACGGCCATCGCAGTGGGCATCTCCCTGTTAGCCCTGactgctctgctgctgcttATGATGATCTACAGCCGCCAACAGCAGCCTGACAAGGAGCCCCATGACTCAGAAATTAAG GAGGAGAGTATCCTGTACGTGAATGACTACTCGGACGGTCCCACCACTTTTGCCCAGCTGGAGGAGTACAGGGATGAGCGCGGCCACGAAATGTACGTCCTGAACCGGGCCAAACCTGTCCCACCCCCCGTAGTCCCACCCCCTGATGTCACCTCCGCCCCCTCCGAGAGCTCCACCCATTGCTCTGGTCAAGGCCCCCCCTCCAGCCCCCCCGTGGCCCCAAAACAGCTGGAGGATACACGGACTATGAGGAGGATGGccggtgagggaggagaggcagagccTGTGCTAACAGCCGAATCTGAGGGCATGTACCTGAACCACAGCGGCCTCTTCATAGACTCTCAGATCGCATATGAGATCCACTGCTGA
- the nfic gene encoding nuclear factor 1 C-type isoform X1, with the protein MDEFHPFIEALLPQVRAFSYTWFNLQARKRKYFKKHEKRMSKEEENAVKEELLGEKPEVKQKWASRLLAKLRKDIRPECREDFVLSITGKKAANCVLSNPDQKGKMRRIDCLRQADKVWRLDLVMVILFKGIPLESTDGERLVKGGQCSNPVLCVQPRHISVSIKELDLYLAFYVQERDAEQCSPTRVSPENDERLAPSTDSPDFQENFVTSGVFSVTELVQVSRTPVVSGTPPSYSVGELQGHLAYDLSPAVQLPGGMRRSLASTSSSGCMCCSRSKRHKSGSVEDDADSPGPEYYPSPVSPASSSRHWADDMETGALSPTVKKAELDSPPPQEHSPRLGFTQHHRPVIAVHSGLSRSPHPAASLHFPSSSYFPHGAIRYPPHLSQDPLKDLVSLACEPAAHGSSSLNGSGQLKVPSHYISSQMLVAPAPTPSLGPPPSSAHPESKATPRSTSEGGANSPTSPTYSAPGSPPAAPASFSGVSPRDTGSTYQAQSWYMGN; encoded by the exons ATG GATGAGTTCCATCCATTCATCGAGGCACTGCTGCCGCAGGTCCGAGCCTTCTCCTACACCTGGTTTAACCTCCAGGCTCGCAAGAGGAAATACTTCAAGAAGCACGAGAAGAGAATGAGCAAAGAAGAGGAGAATGCCGTCAAAGAAGAGCTCCTGGGAGAGAAACCAGAG GTCAAACAAAAGTGGGCCAGTCGACTCTTGGCTAAACTGCGGAAGGACATCAGACCAGAGTGCAGAGAAGACTTTGTCCTGTCCATCACAGGAAAGAAAGCTGCCAACTGTGTCCTGTCAAACCCAGACCAGAAAGGCAAGATGCGGCGCATAGACTGCCTCAGACAGGCTGATAAG GTGTGGCGTTTGGACCTGGTCATGGTCATCCTGTTTAAGGGCATCCCTCTGGAGAGCACAGACGGAGAGCGCCTGGTGAAGGGGGGGCAGTGCTCCAACCCTGTGCTGTGTGTCCAGCCGCGCCACATCTCCGTCTCCATCAAAGAGCTGGACCTGTACCTGGCCTTCTACGTGCAGGAGCGAG ATGCAGAGCAGTGCAGTCCCACCAGGGTGAGTCCAGAGAACGATGAGAGGTTGGCGCCCTCCACAG acAGCCCGGACTTCCAGGAGAACTTTGTCACATCAGGGGTATTCAGTGTGACTGAGCTGGTGCAAGTATCCAGAA CACCTGTGGTTTCAGGGACCCCTCCCAGTTACTCTGTAGGTGAACTCCAGGGGCACCTGGCCTACGACCTGAGCCCGGCAGTGCAGCTGCCCGGGGGGATGAGACGTTCTTTGGCCAGCACCTCCTCAAGTGG CTGTATGTGCTGTTCCAGGAGTAAGAGACACAAGTCGGGCTCAGTAGAGGATGATGCGGACAGTCCCGGGCCAGAGTACTACCCCTCCCCTGTGTCTCCAGCCAGCAGCTCCCGGCACTGGGCCGACGACATGGAAACAG GAGCTCTATCCCCCACAGTGAAGAAGGCAGAGCTGGACAGCCCCCCTCCCCAGGAGCATTCCCCCAGACTGGGTTTCACACAGCACCACAGGCCGGTCATTGCAGTGCACAGTG GCCTGTCTCGCAGCCCCCACCCTGCTGCCTCTCTCCACTTCCCCTCGTCTTCCTATTTTCCTCATGGCGCCATCCGCTACCCCCCTCACCTGTCCCAGGACCCTCTCAAGGACCTGGTGTCCCTGGCCTGTGAGCCAGCTGCCCATGGCTCCAGCTCA CTTAATGGCAGTGGGCAGTTAAAGGTGCCCAGTCATTACATCTCCTCTCAGATGCTTGTGGCACCGGCGCCCACGCCATCCTTGGGTCCGCCTCCCTCTTCAGCACATCCAGAGTCCAAAGCCACGCCCCGCAGCACATcagagggaggagccaactCGCCAACATCCCCCA CGTACTCGGCTCCTGGGTCTCCGCCTGCAGCTCCAGCCTCCTTCTCTGGGGTCAGTCCTCGGGACACAGGCAGCACCTACCAGGCACAG tcgtGGTACATGGGGAACTGA
- the nfic gene encoding nuclear factor 1 C-type isoform X2, whose product MDEFHPFIEALLPQVRAFSYTWFNLQARKRKYFKKHEKRMSKEEENAVKEELLGEKPEVKQKWASRLLAKLRKDIRPECREDFVLSITGKKAANCVLSNPDQKGKMRRIDCLRQADKVWRLDLVMVILFKGIPLESTDGERLVKGGQCSNPVLCVQPRHISVSIKELDLYLAFYVQERDAEQCSPTRVSPENDERLAPSTDSPDFQENFVTSGVFSVTELVQVSRTPVVSGTPPSYSVGELQGHLAYDLSPAVQLPGGMRRSLASTSSSGSKRHKSGSVEDDADSPGPEYYPSPVSPASSSRHWADDMETGALSPTVKKAELDSPPPQEHSPRLGFTQHHRPVIAVHSGLSRSPHPAASLHFPSSSYFPHGAIRYPPHLSQDPLKDLVSLACEPAAHGSSSLNGSGQLKVPSHYISSQMLVAPAPTPSLGPPPSSAHPESKATPRSTSEGGANSPTSPTYSAPGSPPAAPASFSGVSPRDTGSTYQAQSWYMGN is encoded by the exons ATG GATGAGTTCCATCCATTCATCGAGGCACTGCTGCCGCAGGTCCGAGCCTTCTCCTACACCTGGTTTAACCTCCAGGCTCGCAAGAGGAAATACTTCAAGAAGCACGAGAAGAGAATGAGCAAAGAAGAGGAGAATGCCGTCAAAGAAGAGCTCCTGGGAGAGAAACCAGAG GTCAAACAAAAGTGGGCCAGTCGACTCTTGGCTAAACTGCGGAAGGACATCAGACCAGAGTGCAGAGAAGACTTTGTCCTGTCCATCACAGGAAAGAAAGCTGCCAACTGTGTCCTGTCAAACCCAGACCAGAAAGGCAAGATGCGGCGCATAGACTGCCTCAGACAGGCTGATAAG GTGTGGCGTTTGGACCTGGTCATGGTCATCCTGTTTAAGGGCATCCCTCTGGAGAGCACAGACGGAGAGCGCCTGGTGAAGGGGGGGCAGTGCTCCAACCCTGTGCTGTGTGTCCAGCCGCGCCACATCTCCGTCTCCATCAAAGAGCTGGACCTGTACCTGGCCTTCTACGTGCAGGAGCGAG ATGCAGAGCAGTGCAGTCCCACCAGGGTGAGTCCAGAGAACGATGAGAGGTTGGCGCCCTCCACAG acAGCCCGGACTTCCAGGAGAACTTTGTCACATCAGGGGTATTCAGTGTGACTGAGCTGGTGCAAGTATCCAGAA CACCTGTGGTTTCAGGGACCCCTCCCAGTTACTCTGTAGGTGAACTCCAGGGGCACCTGGCCTACGACCTGAGCCCGGCAGTGCAGCTGCCCGGGGGGATGAGACGTTCTTTGGCCAGCACCTCCTCAAGTGG GAGTAAGAGACACAAGTCGGGCTCAGTAGAGGATGATGCGGACAGTCCCGGGCCAGAGTACTACCCCTCCCCTGTGTCTCCAGCCAGCAGCTCCCGGCACTGGGCCGACGACATGGAAACAG GAGCTCTATCCCCCACAGTGAAGAAGGCAGAGCTGGACAGCCCCCCTCCCCAGGAGCATTCCCCCAGACTGGGTTTCACACAGCACCACAGGCCGGTCATTGCAGTGCACAGTG GCCTGTCTCGCAGCCCCCACCCTGCTGCCTCTCTCCACTTCCCCTCGTCTTCCTATTTTCCTCATGGCGCCATCCGCTACCCCCCTCACCTGTCCCAGGACCCTCTCAAGGACCTGGTGTCCCTGGCCTGTGAGCCAGCTGCCCATGGCTCCAGCTCA CTTAATGGCAGTGGGCAGTTAAAGGTGCCCAGTCATTACATCTCCTCTCAGATGCTTGTGGCACCGGCGCCCACGCCATCCTTGGGTCCGCCTCCCTCTTCAGCACATCCAGAGTCCAAAGCCACGCCCCGCAGCACATcagagggaggagccaactCGCCAACATCCCCCA CGTACTCGGCTCCTGGGTCTCCGCCTGCAGCTCCAGCCTCCTTCTCTGGGGTCAGTCCTCGGGACACAGGCAGCACCTACCAGGCACAG tcgtGGTACATGGGGAACTGA